The Nesterenkonia xinjiangensis genome contains a region encoding:
- the uvrB gene encoding excinuclease ABC subunit UvrB — protein sequence MSLAPKISRTVAPFEVISPFQPSGDQPKAIEELAERIEGGEKDVVLLGATGTGKSATAAWLVERIQRPTLILVQNKTLAAQLANEFRELLPNNAVEYFVSYYDYYQPEAYVPQTDTFIEKDSSVNEEVERLRHSATNALLTRRDVVVVATVSCIYGLGTPEEYIAQMVPVRRGEAIDRDELLRRFVAMQYARNDTDFHRGTFRVRGDTVEIIPMYEELAVRIEFFGDEIEAIYTLHPLSGTVVREEEEMYIFPASHYVAGDERMARAITAIEDELRERLKELESQDRLLEAQRLRMRTTYDLEMMQQMGFCNGIENYSRHIDGRPGGSAPHCLLDYFPDDFLLVVDESHVTIPQIGGMYEGDMSRKRTLVEHGFRLPSAMDNRPLKWDEFLERIGQTVYMSATPGPYELGVSDGVVEQIIRPTGLIDPEIVVKPTKGQIDDLLDQIRSRTARDERVLVTTLTKRMAEDLTEYLLDHGIKVEYLHSDVDTLKRVEILRELRRGTHDVVVGINLLREGLDLPEVSLVSILDADKEGFLRSARSLIQTIGRAARNVSGQVHMYADRITDSMRQAIDETDRRRQIQREYNTEHGIDPRPLQKRIADITDQLAREDADTADLLQGMGGLATGFEYGKGHRGWTGFQKDGDGSAEGTPAESGSAASTTPATDLADLIEQMTGQMHHAAEELNFELAARLRDEIGDLKKELRQFKKAGHD from the coding sequence ATGTCTCTGGCACCGAAGATCAGCCGCACCGTGGCACCGTTCGAGGTGATCAGCCCGTTCCAGCCTTCCGGGGACCAGCCGAAGGCGATCGAGGAGCTGGCCGAACGCATCGAGGGCGGTGAGAAGGACGTCGTGCTGCTGGGAGCCACAGGCACCGGCAAATCCGCGACGGCGGCGTGGCTGGTGGAACGCATCCAACGGCCCACGCTGATCCTGGTGCAGAACAAGACCCTGGCCGCCCAGCTCGCCAACGAGTTCCGCGAGCTGCTGCCGAACAACGCGGTGGAGTACTTCGTCTCCTACTACGACTATTACCAGCCCGAGGCCTACGTCCCGCAGACGGACACGTTCATCGAGAAGGACTCCTCGGTCAACGAGGAGGTCGAGCGGCTGCGCCATTCGGCGACCAACGCCCTGCTCACCCGCCGTGACGTCGTCGTGGTCGCCACGGTCTCCTGCATCTACGGCCTGGGCACACCGGAGGAGTACATCGCGCAGATGGTGCCGGTCCGCCGGGGCGAGGCGATCGACCGCGACGAGCTGCTCCGCCGCTTCGTGGCCATGCAGTACGCGCGCAATGACACGGACTTCCACCGCGGCACCTTCCGGGTGCGGGGTGACACCGTGGAGATCATCCCTATGTACGAGGAGCTCGCTGTGCGCATCGAGTTCTTCGGCGACGAGATCGAGGCGATCTACACCCTCCATCCGCTCAGCGGCACGGTGGTGCGCGAGGAGGAGGAGATGTACATCTTCCCCGCCAGCCACTATGTCGCCGGCGACGAGCGTATGGCGCGGGCGATCACCGCGATCGAGGACGAGCTGCGCGAGCGGCTGAAGGAGCTGGAGTCCCAGGACCGGCTGCTCGAGGCGCAGCGGCTGCGCATGCGCACCACCTACGACCTCGAGATGATGCAGCAGATGGGCTTCTGCAACGGCATCGAGAACTATTCGCGGCACATCGACGGGCGTCCCGGGGGGTCCGCCCCGCACTGTCTGCTGGACTACTTCCCGGACGACTTCCTGCTGGTCGTGGATGAGTCGCACGTGACGATCCCGCAGATCGGCGGCATGTACGAGGGGGACATGTCGCGCAAGCGGACCCTGGTGGAGCACGGGTTCCGCCTGCCTTCGGCGATGGACAACCGTCCGCTGAAGTGGGACGAGTTCCTCGAGCGGATCGGGCAGACCGTCTACATGTCGGCCACGCCCGGCCCCTACGAGCTCGGGGTCTCCGACGGCGTGGTGGAGCAGATCATCCGTCCGACCGGTCTCATCGATCCGGAGATCGTCGTCAAGCCGACCAAGGGACAGATCGACGATCTGCTCGACCAGATCCGCTCCCGGACCGCGCGCGACGAGCGGGTGCTGGTCACCACACTGACCAAACGGATGGCCGAGGACCTCACCGAGTACCTGCTCGACCACGGGATCAAGGTGGAGTACCTGCACTCCGACGTGGACACCCTCAAGCGGGTGGAGATCCTTCGCGAGCTTCGGCGAGGCACCCACGACGTCGTCGTCGGCATCAACCTGCTGCGTGAGGGCCTGGACCTCCCGGAGGTCTCGCTGGTGTCGATCCTTGACGCGGATAAGGAAGGTTTCCTGCGCTCGGCCCGGTCGCTCATCCAGACCATCGGTCGCGCGGCGCGCAACGTCTCGGGGCAGGTGCACATGTACGCCGACCGGATCACCGACTCCATGCGCCAGGCCATCGACGAGACCGACCGGCGCCGGCAGATCCAGCGGGAGTACAACACGGAGCACGGGATCGATCCGCGCCCGCTGCAGAAGCGGATCGCGGACATCACCGACCAGCTCGCCCGCGAGGACGCCGACACCGCCGACCTGCTGCAGGGCATGGGCGGTCTGGCCACCGGTTTCGAGTACGGCAAGGGTCATCGCGGCTGGACCGGATTCCAGAAGGACGGCGACGGTTCCGCCGAGGGCACGCCGGCGGAGTCCGGATCCGCAGCATCGACGACCCCGGCCACCGACCTGGCCGACCTGATCGAGCAGATGACCGGACAGATGCACCATGCCGCCGAGGAGCTGAACTTCGAGCTGGCCGCCCGGCTCCGTGACGAGATCGGGGATCTGAAGAAGGAGCTGCGGCAGTTCAAGAAGGCGGGGCACGACTGA
- a CDS encoding class I SAM-dependent methyltransferase, whose amino-acid sequence MTPMTPVTPEDQHGPPLPAGRTPEVVASALSQDQILAPLRQHPPEAPGADAADRLLLDTAAAWFSAGHPTRDIAVIDDRWGALTLGLLAGVPQPSAQLLRVGQDTRGAEIALVANAARLGLSAELGAITRGPGVTAELLAGAHTVLMPLPRSLETLADWAWTVAEHAAEDVVLLAGGRDKHMTRSMNDVLSAQFTDVVPGRGRGKARVITARGPRRGREAPFPRRHTHRDVTDLGLDQDLTLCAEGAVYGGTSLDPGTRFLLSTLAGDAGGELLPHGGEVLDLGCGNGTIAAWAALRDPRAQVVAVDQSASAVTSTRRTAETAGVADRVRTVHDDALSSWEDGSVSTILLNPPFHRGNAVDPSVAHRLFSDVGRVLRPGGKLLCVWNSHLRHRLMLQREVGPTRQLARNPKFTVTESTKPD is encoded by the coding sequence ATGACGCCCATGACACCCGTGACTCCTGAGGATCAGCATGGCCCTCCGCTGCCGGCAGGCCGGACTCCCGAGGTCGTCGCGTCAGCACTGAGCCAGGATCAGATCCTGGCCCCGCTGCGTCAGCATCCGCCCGAGGCCCCCGGCGCCGATGCGGCCGACAGGCTCCTGCTGGACACCGCCGCTGCCTGGTTCTCCGCCGGGCACCCCACCCGGGACATCGCGGTGATCGATGACCGCTGGGGCGCGCTGACCCTGGGTCTGCTGGCCGGGGTCCCTCAGCCCAGCGCCCAGCTGCTCCGCGTCGGCCAGGACACCCGCGGCGCCGAGATCGCCCTGGTGGCCAACGCCGCCCGACTGGGGCTCTCCGCTGAGCTCGGCGCCATCACTCGTGGCCCCGGCGTGACCGCCGAGCTGCTCGCTGGAGCGCACACGGTGCTGATGCCGCTCCCCCGCTCCCTGGAGACCCTCGCCGACTGGGCGTGGACGGTGGCCGAACATGCGGCCGAGGACGTGGTGCTGCTGGCCGGAGGCCGAGACAAGCACATGACCCGCTCGATGAACGACGTGCTCTCTGCTCAGTTCACGGATGTCGTCCCCGGACGCGGGCGGGGCAAGGCCCGGGTGATCACCGCCCGCGGCCCACGCCGCGGACGAGAGGCCCCGTTCCCGCGCCGCCACACACACCGGGACGTCACCGACCTGGGGCTGGACCAGGATCTGACGCTCTGTGCCGAGGGCGCGGTCTACGGCGGGACGAGCTTGGACCCCGGCACCCGGTTCCTGCTGTCCACCCTCGCAGGTGACGCGGGTGGGGAGCTGCTCCCCCACGGCGGGGAGGTCCTGGACCTCGGATGCGGCAACGGCACGATCGCCGCCTGGGCCGCGCTCCGTGATCCCCGGGCGCAGGTGGTGGCGGTGGACCAGTCCGCCTCGGCCGTGACCTCCACGCGTCGCACCGCGGAGACGGCCGGCGTCGCCGACCGGGTACGCACGGTGCACGACGACGCGCTGTCCTCCTGGGAGGACGGAAGCGTGTCCACCATTCTGCTGAACCCGCCCTTCCACCGGGGCAACGCGGTGGACCCCTCGGTCGCGCACCGGCTCTTCTCCGACGTCGGGCGCGTGCTGAGGCCCGGTGGGAAGCTGCTCTGCGTGTGGAACTCGCATCTGCGGCATCGTCTGATGCTGCAGCGCGAGGTGGGGCCCACCCGCCAGCTGGCTCGCAATCCGAAGTTCACCGTCACGGAGTCGACGAAGCCCGACTGA
- a CDS encoding IMPACT family protein produces MTSPRAGRLCTVLAEDADVVVELERRKSRFLTVLRRAETVGDAQAVVDGLRREYHSARHHCSAWVIGPVQEIRRGNDDGEPSGTAGAPMLEALTHAAMPGGRQDLTDAVAVVVRWFGGNLLGAGGLVSAYSDSVVAAVRQAESRGLLRRRRRMRQVRLSAPVAVVGRWENELRATGVEVLGTDYGAGSAAQLRLAVDDTAEDLAALEARLAQLTSGRAALQDDGIGWLELLP; encoded by the coding sequence ATGACCTCCCCCCGCGCCGGCCGCCTGTGCACCGTCCTCGCCGAGGACGCGGACGTCGTCGTCGAGCTGGAGCGTCGGAAGTCCCGCTTCCTGACCGTGCTGCGCCGCGCCGAGACCGTGGGCGACGCCCAGGCTGTGGTCGACGGCCTGCGCCGCGAGTATCATTCCGCCCGGCACCACTGCAGCGCCTGGGTCATCGGACCTGTCCAGGAGATCCGCCGCGGCAACGACGACGGCGAACCTTCCGGCACCGCCGGGGCGCCGATGCTCGAAGCCCTCACCCATGCCGCGATGCCCGGTGGCCGCCAGGACCTCACGGATGCGGTCGCCGTCGTCGTCCGCTGGTTCGGCGGCAACCTGCTGGGCGCCGGGGGCCTGGTCAGCGCCTACTCCGACTCGGTGGTGGCCGCGGTCCGACAGGCCGAGTCCCGGGGGCTGCTGCGCCGCCGCCGAAGGATGCGGCAGGTGCGCCTCTCCGCCCCTGTGGCAGTGGTGGGCCGGTGGGAGAACGAGCTGCGCGCCACAGGAGTCGAGGTGCTGGGCACCGACTACGGGGCCGGATCAGCCGCACAGCTGCGCCTGGCGGTGGATGACACCGCCGAGGACCTGGCGGCCCTGGAGGCGCGGCTGGCCCAGCTGACCTCCGGGCGGGCCGCCCTCCAGGATGACGGCATCGGCTGGTTGGAGCTCCTTCCATGA
- a CDS encoding GNAT family N-acetyltransferase produces the protein MTSETPVQTPAAAPRPPAVAPLAEGLRAETFPVVADADGKVSDPRVVAFTRGVGQGFYERWSSQEETDRWVGALTADGQRLTAVYVDPGFSGLEPWGETLERLGHGPEHPVGTFAEWDKTINAGGPDLLPARLISAVTVNPGFRRRGILAHLMTSRLAAAVDEDMPLAALTVSEGGIYGRFGYGAATREQRIQVNATPAGDGFALRTPPTGTVLTVDPTRLGETLEEVFAAQHVGTRGSVDRHEATRKFGTARWSPDDVSSWNRAARAVVHVREDGEVGGCAVFSFDGWDTDPPTLRVIDMIAVDAASRIELWRHLTSMDLIQRVVHRQAPVEDPLAQALVNPRAREVTGGQDVLWIRVLDVVRCLQAREWAADGQMRLRVEDRLGIIDGDYRVSVRAGLAQVEQLEPVRTGPGSVQEEAPALRVDAETLGTLLLGDVSLRTLHAAGRVTLESAGEADLRRLAASWDLPTAPHCATHF, from the coding sequence GTGACTTCTGAGACTCCCGTGCAGACCCCAGCCGCTGCTCCGCGTCCACCTGCCGTCGCCCCGCTCGCTGAGGGCCTGCGCGCCGAGACCTTTCCCGTCGTGGCCGATGCGGACGGCAAGGTCAGTGATCCCCGGGTAGTCGCCTTCACCCGTGGCGTGGGCCAGGGCTTCTATGAGCGGTGGTCCTCCCAGGAGGAGACGGACCGCTGGGTCGGTGCCCTCACGGCGGACGGTCAGCGGCTCACCGCGGTCTATGTGGACCCCGGCTTCTCGGGCCTGGAGCCCTGGGGCGAGACTCTCGAGCGGCTCGGGCATGGACCCGAGCATCCGGTGGGGACGTTCGCCGAGTGGGACAAGACGATCAACGCCGGCGGTCCCGATCTGCTGCCCGCCCGGCTGATCTCTGCGGTCACGGTGAACCCGGGCTTCCGACGTCGGGGGATCCTGGCGCACCTGATGACCTCCCGGCTGGCCGCGGCGGTGGATGAGGACATGCCCCTGGCCGCACTGACGGTCTCCGAGGGCGGCATCTATGGGCGCTTCGGCTATGGGGCGGCCACCCGTGAGCAGCGGATCCAGGTGAACGCGACTCCTGCCGGGGACGGGTTCGCCCTGCGCACCCCGCCCACCGGGACCGTGCTGACCGTGGACCCCACGCGCCTGGGAGAGACCCTTGAGGAGGTCTTCGCCGCCCAGCACGTGGGGACCCGCGGTTCGGTGGACCGTCACGAGGCCACGCGAAAGTTCGGCACCGCCCGGTGGAGCCCTGACGACGTCAGCTCCTGGAACCGTGCCGCACGGGCGGTGGTGCACGTGCGCGAGGACGGGGAGGTGGGAGGCTGCGCGGTCTTCTCCTTCGACGGCTGGGACACCGACCCGCCCACTCTGCGCGTGATCGACATGATCGCGGTGGACGCCGCCAGCCGGATCGAGCTGTGGCGGCACCTGACGAGCATGGATCTGATCCAGCGCGTCGTGCATCGCCAGGCGCCGGTGGAGGATCCGCTCGCTCAGGCGCTCGTGAACCCGCGTGCGCGCGAGGTGACCGGAGGCCAGGATGTGCTCTGGATCCGTGTGCTCGACGTGGTGCGCTGCCTGCAGGCCCGCGAATGGGCCGCCGACGGGCAGATGCGTCTGCGGGTGGAGGACCGCCTCGGCATCATCGACGGCGACTACCGGGTGAGCGTGCGTGCGGGTCTGGCACAGGTGGAGCAGCTGGAGCCCGTCCGGACGGGCCCGGGATCCGTCCAGGAGGAGGCGCCGGCCCTGCGTGTCGATGCTGAGACGCTGGGCACGCTGCTGTTGGGCGACGTCTCCCTGCGCACGCTGCACGCCGCCGGCCGCGTCACGCTCGAGTCTGCCGGGGAGGCCGATCTGCGTCGGCTGGCGGCCAGCTGGGACCTGCCCACCGCGCCGCACTGCGCCACGCACTTCTGA
- the rpsA gene encoding 30S ribosomal protein S1: MTTTATAPQVAINDIGTAEEFLAAVDETMKYFNDGDLVEGTIVKVDRDEVLLDIGYKTEGVIPSRELSIKHDVDPDEVVAVGDQVEALVLTKEDKEGRLILSKKRAQYERAWGDIERIKDEDGVVSGTVIEVVKGGLILDIGLRGFLPASLVEMRRVRDLAPYIGQEIEAKIIELDKNRNNVVLSRRAWLEQTQSEVRSSFLNKLERGQVRTGTVSSIVNFGAFVDLGGVDGLVHVSELSWKHIDHPNEVVEVGQEVTVEVLEVDMDRERVSLSLKATQEDPWQTFARTHALGQIVPGKVTKLVPFGAFVRVEDGIEGLVHISELAVRHVDLAEQVVSVGEELFVKVIDIDLERRRISLSLKQANEGVEPEGEEFDPALYGMDAEYDDEGNYKYPEGFDPETNEWMEGFEEQRAVWEAQYAAAQERWEAHKKQVAAAITADAEAAAQASMGGSSSSSSSSKSEPAPSNYSSSQPTEDAGTLASDEALAALREKLTGNS, translated from the coding sequence ATGACCACCACCGCAACCGCCCCACAGGTCGCCATCAACGACATCGGCACCGCCGAAGAGTTCCTCGCCGCCGTCGACGAGACCATGAAGTACTTCAATGACGGCGACCTCGTGGAGGGCACCATCGTCAAGGTCGACCGTGACGAGGTCCTCCTCGACATCGGGTACAAGACCGAGGGCGTCATCCCGTCCCGTGAGCTGTCCATCAAGCACGATGTCGACCCGGACGAGGTCGTCGCCGTCGGCGACCAGGTGGAGGCTCTGGTCCTCACCAAGGAGGACAAGGAGGGGCGCCTGATCCTCTCCAAGAAGCGCGCCCAGTACGAGCGCGCCTGGGGTGACATCGAGCGCATCAAGGACGAGGACGGCGTCGTCTCCGGCACCGTCATCGAGGTCGTCAAGGGCGGCCTCATCCTCGACATCGGCCTGCGCGGCTTCCTGCCCGCCTCGCTGGTCGAGATGCGCCGTGTCCGGGACCTGGCTCCGTACATCGGCCAGGAGATCGAGGCCAAGATCATCGAGCTGGACAAGAACCGCAACAACGTGGTCCTGTCCCGCCGTGCGTGGCTGGAGCAGACCCAGTCCGAGGTCCGCTCCTCCTTCCTCAACAAGCTCGAGCGCGGTCAGGTCCGCACCGGCACCGTCTCCTCGATCGTCAACTTCGGCGCCTTCGTGGACCTGGGCGGCGTCGACGGTCTGGTGCACGTCTCGGAGCTGTCCTGGAAGCACATCGACCACCCGAACGAGGTCGTCGAGGTCGGCCAGGAGGTCACCGTCGAGGTCCTCGAGGTGGACATGGACCGTGAGCGTGTCTCGCTGTCCCTGAAGGCCACCCAGGAAGACCCGTGGCAGACCTTCGCCCGCACCCACGCGCTGGGCCAGATCGTGCCCGGCAAGGTCACCAAGCTGGTGCCCTTCGGCGCGTTCGTCCGCGTGGAGGACGGCATCGAGGGTCTGGTGCACATCTCCGAGCTGGCCGTCCGCCACGTGGATCTGGCGGAGCAGGTCGTCTCGGTCGGCGAGGAGCTCTTCGTCAAGGTCATCGACATCGACCTCGAGCGTCGCCGGATCAGCCTGTCGCTGAAGCAGGCCAACGAAGGTGTCGAGCCTGAGGGCGAGGAGTTCGACCCGGCGCTGTACGGCATGGACGCCGAGTACGACGACGAGGGCAACTACAAGTACCCCGAGGGCTTCGACCCGGAGACCAACGAGTGGATGGAAGGCTTCGAGGAGCAGCGCGCCGTCTGGGAGGCCCAGTACGCCGCGGCTCAGGAGCGGTGGGAGGCCCACAAGAAGCAGGTCGCGGCCGCCATCACCGCCGACGCCGAGGCCGCCGCTCAGGCGTCCATGGGCGGAAGCAGCTCGTCGTCCTCTTCATCGAAGTCCGAGCCCGCGCCGTCCAACTACTCCTCCTCGCAGCCGACGGAGGACGCTGGCACCCTCGCCTCTGACGAGGCGCTGGCGGCTCTGCGCGAGAAGCTGACCGGCAACAGCTGA
- a CDS encoding BCCT family transporter, translated as MLERFHDLFRLRTSPVVFFVSAVIILGFVVLTLLMPTGMGEFFGTASDWIYSNLGWFYVSGVTVFLLFLIYIALGRFGRMRLGQDDETPEHSDVSWFGMLFAAGIGTILMFWAVAEPVNHFANPPRGISAEEASEIAQGGGSVDPTTVVGGTAEAASEAMGFTLYHFGLHTWTIFTLPGLAFAYFIYKRNLPPRVSSIFQPIMGEKIHGPLGKAIDILAIVGTVFGVAVSIGLGTMQINSGLAELFGIEEGALSQIMIIAAVTIVALISTLLGVNRGIKRLSNFNIWVAVALLVFILITGPTIYLLRGMIEWTGVYATMLPELAFWNDTMADTGWQNGWTIFYWAWTITWSPFVGIFIARISRGRTVRQFVAGVLGLPTLFTIVWFGIWGTGTFDIEMEGDGGLVDRVVGDGDIPGALFAFLGDFPLVTVTSAVAIMLVSIFFITSMDSCALVLNDMSSGFEGKVPAHQKGFWAVAIGLIAAILLTATGDGGLEALQNVAIVLGLPFFLLGYLMMFSLSRAMREDAGEIGLLRTRRWLKTLPPEEYERRMEEADETLVQAVVAPDFQEGTQPEGAPEVEHVEQPEIVEEYRIRTGETAVVDPADSGRFPPRQG; from the coding sequence ATGCTCGAAAGGTTCCACGACCTCTTCAGACTGCGCACGAGCCCTGTCGTGTTCTTCGTCTCGGCGGTGATCATCCTCGGGTTCGTGGTGCTGACCCTCCTGATGCCGACCGGCATGGGGGAGTTCTTCGGCACCGCTTCCGACTGGATCTACTCCAACCTGGGCTGGTTCTACGTCTCAGGTGTCACGGTGTTCCTGCTCTTCCTGATCTATATCGCGCTGGGGCGCTTCGGGCGCATGCGACTCGGCCAGGATGACGAGACGCCGGAGCACTCGGACGTCTCCTGGTTCGGGATGCTCTTCGCCGCCGGGATCGGGACCATCCTGATGTTCTGGGCGGTGGCGGAGCCGGTCAACCACTTCGCGAATCCGCCGCGCGGGATCTCCGCCGAGGAGGCTTCGGAGATCGCCCAGGGCGGCGGTTCGGTGGACCCGACGACCGTCGTCGGAGGGACCGCCGAGGCGGCCTCCGAAGCGATGGGCTTCACGCTCTATCACTTCGGCCTCCACACCTGGACGATCTTCACCCTGCCGGGCCTGGCCTTCGCCTACTTCATCTACAAGCGCAACCTGCCGCCGCGGGTCTCCTCGATCTTCCAGCCCATCATGGGGGAGAAGATCCACGGCCCCCTCGGCAAGGCGATCGACATCCTCGCCATCGTCGGCACCGTCTTCGGCGTCGCCGTGTCCATCGGTCTGGGCACCATGCAGATCAACTCTGGGCTGGCCGAGCTCTTCGGCATCGAGGAAGGGGCGCTGTCGCAGATCATGATCATCGCGGCGGTGACGATCGTCGCCCTGATCTCCACGCTGCTCGGGGTGAACCGAGGGATCAAGCGGCTCTCGAACTTCAACATCTGGGTGGCTGTCGCTCTGCTGGTCTTCATCCTCATCACCGGGCCCACCATCTACCTGCTGCGCGGCATGATCGAGTGGACCGGCGTCTACGCGACGATGCTGCCGGAGCTGGCCTTCTGGAACGACACGATGGCCGACACCGGCTGGCAGAACGGCTGGACGATCTTCTACTGGGCGTGGACCATCACCTGGTCGCCCTTCGTCGGCATCTTCATCGCCCGAATCTCCCGGGGCCGCACGGTCCGCCAGTTCGTCGCGGGCGTGCTGGGCCTGCCGACGCTGTTCACGATCGTCTGGTTCGGGATCTGGGGGACGGGCACCTTCGACATCGAGATGGAGGGCGACGGCGGCCTCGTCGACCGGGTCGTCGGCGACGGGGACATCCCGGGGGCGCTGTTCGCCTTCCTCGGGGACTTCCCTCTGGTGACCGTCACCTCCGCAGTGGCGATCATGCTGGTCTCCATCTTCTTCATCACCTCGATGGACTCCTGCGCCCTGGTGCTCAATGACATGTCCAGCGGCTTCGAGGGCAAGGTCCCCGCCCATCAGAAGGGCTTCTGGGCCGTGGCCATCGGGCTGATCGCTGCGATCCTGCTGACCGCCACCGGGGACGGCGGGCTGGAGGCGCTGCAGAACGTGGCCATCGTGCTCGGGCTGCCCTTCTTCCTGCTGGGCTACCTGATGATGTTCAGCCTGTCCCGGGCGATGCGGGAGGACGCCGGCGAGATCGGACTGCTGCGCACGCGCCGGTGGCTCAAGACCCTGCCTCCGGAGGAGTACGAGCGGCGCATGGAGGAGGCCGACGAGACTCTGGTCCAGGCCGTGGTCGCCCCCGACTTCCAGGAGGGCACCCAGCCGGAGGGTGCACCGGAGGTGGAGCACGTCGAGCAGCCGGAGATCGTCGAGGAGTACCGCATCCGCACCGGCGAGACGGCAGTCGTGGACCCGGCCGATTCAGGAAGGTTCCCGCCTCGGCAGGGATGA
- the coaE gene encoding dephospho-CoA kinase, producing MTGSSTARPTNSGPASGPDAPQTLLVGLTGGIASGKSAVSARMAERGALVIDADVLSRYALQPGGAALAEVVEAFGESVLQPDGALDRAALGAVVFGDPKDRERLNRIVHPRVRQQARALRERAEPGSIIVEDIPLLVETGQSDRFDVVVVVRAPQKERIRRIVEDRDSTEADARARIEAQATDAQRVAAADVVLDNSGTLEELHDQVDDLMDRLLRPDRGGLAG from the coding sequence ATGACCGGCAGCTCCACCGCCCGCCCGACGAATTCCGGACCCGCATCCGGACCTGACGCCCCGCAGACCCTGCTGGTGGGTCTGACCGGTGGCATCGCCTCCGGAAAGTCGGCGGTGTCGGCGCGGATGGCCGAGCGGGGCGCCCTCGTGATCGACGCGGACGTGCTCTCCCGATACGCCCTGCAGCCAGGCGGCGCGGCGCTGGCCGAAGTCGTCGAGGCGTTCGGCGAGTCGGTGCTCCAGCCCGACGGGGCCCTGGATCGGGCAGCGCTGGGGGCGGTGGTCTTCGGGGACCCGAAGGATCGGGAAAGGCTCAACCGGATCGTCCACCCGCGGGTGCGTCAGCAGGCACGGGCCCTGCGTGAGCGCGCCGAACCCGGAAGCATCATCGTGGAGGACATCCCGCTGCTGGTGGAGACCGGGCAGTCCGACCGCTTCGACGTGGTCGTGGTGGTCCGGGCCCCGCAGAAGGAACGCATCCGCCGCATCGTGGAGGATCGGGACAGCACCGAGGCTGATGCCCGGGCGCGCATCGAGGCGCAGGCCACCGATGCGCAGCGGGTCGCGGCCGCTGACGTCGTGCTGGACAACTCCGGCACGCTGGAGGAGCTCCACGACCAGGTGGACGACCTCATGGACCGGCTCCTGCGCCCCGACCGCGGCGGCCTGGCGGGATGA
- a CDS encoding cytochrome P450 — translation MMLPPGPRLPAVAQTLMTYGARLRSFPRLQDRYGPTVTLRLLPGPQTLVLFSDPEDIREIFAGDSWEFSGAGGNEVLRAAMGDRSVMLTDGEDHRALRRSLMPAFSPGAVRDHRRTVHRLVVEEVSTWRTGRTVATLERMSAVTLEVMLQVVLGVTASERLNRLRPRLLRLVEVGPVVALGWLYPRLRGLPPWRAERRNLEAVDRLVAEEIAERRRESEAPEAPEAPEARERSDVLSMLIRAGLDDAQLRDQLVTLVLAGYETTASALAWTLHELGRRPEVRRRARQAADDGDDDFLEACLKETLRLHPIIDFVARTLRSEQTIGGWTLPAGVTVAPAIMLTQQDPRHVSAPQDFRPERFLDGSLDPGAWVPFGGGVRRCLGAAFAQMEAAEVLREVLLRTDPVAERPSRTRLRNITNVPRDGAPLRLDPR, via the coding sequence ATGATGCTCCCTCCCGGTCCGCGGCTGCCGGCCGTCGCACAGACTCTGATGACCTACGGCGCACGTCTGCGCAGCTTCCCTCGGCTGCAGGACCGCTACGGACCGACCGTGACCCTCCGGCTGCTTCCCGGGCCGCAGACACTGGTGCTCTTCTCGGACCCGGAGGACATCCGGGAGATCTTCGCCGGAGACTCCTGGGAGTTCAGCGGGGCAGGAGGCAACGAAGTGCTGCGTGCGGCCATGGGGGATCGCTCCGTGATGCTCACGGACGGCGAGGACCACCGCGCGCTGCGGCGCAGCCTCATGCCGGCGTTCTCCCCCGGAGCGGTGCGCGACCATCGCAGGACGGTCCACCGCCTGGTGGTGGAGGAGGTCTCCACCTGGCGGACGGGCCGGACGGTGGCGACGCTGGAGCGGATGAGTGCGGTGACCCTGGAGGTGATGCTCCAGGTGGTCCTCGGCGTGACCGCTTCTGAACGGCTGAACCGGCTGCGACCGAGGCTGCTGCGCCTGGTGGAGGTCGGACCGGTGGTCGCCCTGGGGTGGCTGTACCCGCGGCTGCGCGGACTCCCGCCCTGGCGGGCCGAGCGGCGGAACCTCGAAGCCGTGGACCGGCTCGTCGCCGAGGAGATCGCCGAACGGCGTCGAGAGTCGGAGGCGCCGGAGGCGCCGGAGGCGCCGGAGGCCCGGGAGCGATCAGACGTGCTCTCGATGCTGATCCGTGCCGGGCTGGACGACGCGCAGCTGCGCGATCAGCTGGTCACCCTGGTACTGGCCGGCTACGAGACGACCGCCTCCGCACTGGCCTGGACGCTCCATGAGCTCGGCCGCCGCCCGGAGGTCCGCCGGCGCGCCCGCCAGGCCGCAGACGACGGCGACGACGACTTCCTGGAGGCCTGCCTCAAGGAGACCCTCCGCCTTCATCCGATCATCGACTTCGTGGCCCGCACACTGCGCAGCGAGCAGACGATCGGCGGCTGGACGCTGCCTGCCGGAGTGACCGTCGCCCCGGCGATCATGCTGACTCAGCAGGATCCCCGGCATGTCTCCGCCCCACAGGACTTCCGCCCGGAACGATTCCTCGACGGATCCCTGGACCCTGGCGCCTGGGTCCCCTTCGGCGGCGGGGTCCGCCGCTGCCTGGGCGCCGCCTTCGCCCAGATGGAGGCGGCCGAGGTGCTCCGCGAAGTGCTGCTCCGAACCGACCCGGTCGCCGAGCGCCCGTCCCGCACGCGGCTTCGGAACATCACCAACGTCCCCCGCGACGGAGCCCCGCTGCGCCTCGATCCGCGGTGA